The proteins below come from a single Mytilus edulis chromosome 5, xbMytEdul2.2, whole genome shotgun sequence genomic window:
- the LOC139522868 gene encoding monocarboxylate transporter 13-like: MSVQDTDKGFSWIILCASFLNYTLVSGTIRTFGILYSELLQTYDNGAGNTAFLGSIMFFVMAITGPVSGLLSVHFSFKWCTMIGGLIASIGMVTSSFTQDIEMLYLTYSCLLGIGFGLSAPPTVTIINFYFEKKRAFANGFLTASMGLSSLTYPFLYRKLIDHYGIHGAMLILGGLLLNICVGGSFFRQPSCFIRRTTKTNSPDSTKLLSDANYKSKKSNLTFVKNKIIDMFKSYSVALRNKSFVLYCFAMSFALVGYSSNFLILPPHIQSQQFSKDDVVIVLTVIGATEFVVRLFSGTFIDLQWFSVQTVFIVTMFMGGICAIVLTFFKSMAINITYAVTVGIFPGILHSLQPLLIVTSLGLKMLPTAFPLSSFFTNTACLIGHPSLGWLEDYTGNWKASFYTVGGLFIASSLCVLLEQKLVKAPQSEEMTVRTDNTTDVTTNNQNNTNNIHSDDVETSLMGDDTS, translated from the exons ATGTCAGTACAAGATACAGACAAGGGCTTTTCATGGATTATATTATGTG CTTCATTTCTAAACTATACTTTGGTATCTGGAACTATACGAACCTTCGGGATATTATATTCGGAACTTCTCCAAACCTACGACAATGGAGCGGGTAATACAGCGTTCCTAGGCAGTATAATGTTTTTTGTAATGGCCATAACCG GGCCAGTATCAGGATTATTGAGCGTTCACTTTTCATTCAAATGGTGTACTATGATTGGTGGATTGATAGCATCTATTGGCATGGTAACCAGCTCTTTTACTCAAGATATAGAAATGCTGTATCTCACGTATAGCTGCTTACTAG GTATAGGATTTGGATTATCTGCACCACCTACAGTTACGATTATAAACTTTTATTTCGAAAAGAAAAGAGCATTTGCTAATGGATTCCTCACAGCTTCGATGGGATTGTCAAGTTTAACATATCCTTTTCTGTACCGGAAGTTGATTGATCATTATGGAATACATGGTGCTATGTTAATTCTTGGTGGTTTGTTACTCAACATTTGTGTTGGTGGAAGTTTCTTCAGGCAACCTAGTTGCTTCATACGTAGAACTACTAAAACAAACAGTCCTGATAGTACAAAACTGTTATCTGATGCAAATTACAAGAGTAAAAAGAGCAACCTGACTTTTGTGAAAAACAAAATCATTGATATGTTTAAGTCATATTCCGTTGCTCTAAGAAATAAGTCATTTGTACTGTATTGTTTCGCCATGTCATTTGCATTAGTTGGATACTCATCAAACTTTCTCATTCTTCCGCCACACATACAAAGTCAGCAGTTTAGCAAAGATGACGTTGtaattgttttaacagttattgGTGCTACGGAATTTGTTGTTAGACTTTTTTCAGGAACTTTTATTGATTTGCAATGGTTCAGTGTACAAACTGTGTTCATCGTGACAATGTTTATGGGCGGAATATGTGCTATAGTATTGACATTTTTCAAAAGCATGGCTATTAACATTACTTATGCAGTGACTGTGGGGATATTTCCCGGAATTTTACATTCATTACAACCGTTACTTATTGTGACATCATTGGGATTGAAAATGTTGCCGACAGCATTCCCATTATCTAGTTTCTTTACCAATACTGCGTGTCTTATAGGCCATCCTTCTTTGG gATGGTTAGAAGATTATACCGGTAACTGGAAAGCTTCATTTTATACAGTTGGTGGACTTTTTATAGCATCATCACTTTGTGTGTTGCTAGAGCAGAAGTTAGTAAAGGCACCACAGAGCGAAGAAATGACAGTCAGAACAGACAATACTACTGACGTCACAACAAACAATCAGAATAACACTAATAACATACACTCTGATGATGTAGAAACAAGTCTCATGGGGGATGATACTTCCTAG